Proteins from one Algicella marina genomic window:
- the tig gene encoding trigger factor, giving the protein MQVTETLNDGLKRAYQITVPAAELDAKVNAKLEEARKDFQMKGFRKGKAPAALMKKMFGKSVLGEAMQETIDDAMRGHFDESGDRPAMQPDVKMTNENWEEGDDVEVEMTYEKLPDVPETDFAKLKLEKLVTKIEDEAVDEALTNLAESTSNFESRRKGSKAKDGDQIVIDFVGSVDGEEFEGGAAEDYPLVLGSNSFIPGFEEQLVGAKAGEEVTVNVSFPAEYQAPNLAGKDAVFACTVKDVKEPKPAEIDDELAKKYGMEDLEALKTQIKERLADEYAGAARMVTKRQLMDGLDELVSFDLPPSLVETEANQIAHQLWHEENPDVQGHDHDNIEPTEENKKLAERRVRLGLLLADVGTKNEITVSDAEMQQAMMQQARQYPGQERQFFEFIQKNAGAQQQLRAPIFEDKVVDYILELADVTEKEVTKDELQKAVEALEEE; this is encoded by the coding sequence ATGCAGGTCACTGAGACCCTGAACGACGGATTGAAGCGGGCTTATCAGATCACGGTCCCGGCGGCAGAATTGGATGCTAAGGTGAATGCCAAGCTGGAAGAGGCCCGCAAGGACTTCCAGATGAAGGGCTTTCGCAAGGGCAAGGCTCCGGCGGCGCTGATGAAGAAAATGTTCGGCAAGTCCGTGCTGGGCGAAGCGATGCAGGAAACGATCGACGACGCGATGCGTGGGCATTTCGACGAATCCGGCGATCGTCCGGCCATGCAGCCCGATGTGAAGATGACCAATGAAAACTGGGAAGAAGGCGACGATGTCGAGGTCGAGATGACCTACGAGAAATTGCCGGACGTTCCCGAGACCGATTTTGCCAAGCTTAAGCTGGAAAAGCTGGTGACAAAGATCGAGGACGAGGCCGTCGACGAGGCGTTGACCAATCTTGCCGAATCCACAAGCAATTTCGAATCCCGTCGCAAAGGCTCCAAGGCCAAGGACGGCGATCAGATTGTGATCGACTTCGTTGGCTCCGTCGATGGTGAGGAGTTCGAGGGCGGCGCCGCGGAAGATTATCCGCTGGTTCTCGGCTCCAACAGTTTCATTCCCGGTTTCGAGGAACAGCTGGTTGGCGCCAAGGCCGGTGAGGAAGTGACAGTCAACGTCTCGTTTCCGGCCGAATACCAGGCACCGAATCTCGCGGGCAAGGATGCTGTCTTCGCCTGTACGGTCAAGGATGTGAAAGAGCCGAAGCCGGCAGAGATCGACGACGAACTGGCTAAAAAATACGGGATGGAAGATCTCGAAGCGCTCAAGACTCAGATCAAGGAGCGGCTGGCGGACGAATATGCCGGTGCGGCCCGCATGGTCACCAAGCGCCAGCTTATGGACGGGCTGGACGAGTTGGTATCGTTCGACCTGCCGCCGAGCCTGGTAGAAACCGAGGCCAACCAGATCGCGCATCAACTTTGGCATGAGGAAAACCCCGATGTTCAGGGGCATGACCATGACAACATCGAGCCGACCGAGGAGAACAAGAAGCTGGCTGAGCGCCGGGTGCGCCTTGGATTGTTGCTGGCAGATGTCGGGACCAAGAACGAGATCACCGTGTCCGACGCAGAAATGCAGCAGGCGATGATGCAGCAGGCGCGGCAGTATCCGGGTCAAGAGCGGCAGTTCTTCGAATTCATCCAGAAGAACGCAGGCGCCCAACAGCAACTGCGTGCTCCGATCTTCGAGGACAAGGTCGTCGATTACATCCTCGAACTCGCCGACGTGACGGAAAAGGAAGTCACAAAGGACGAGCTTCAAAAGGCCGTCGAGGCACTCGAAGAAGAGTAA
- the mfd gene encoding transcription-repair coupling factor, with the protein MAGNGKKLLVGGAPEGFDAKLLVDLADKIGGPVVHVARNDARMAAVRGALQFFGPSLPVLEFPAWDCLPYDRISPAAEIASRRMATLAALADGFDQPSVILTTVNAVTQRVPARSIVAEASFTGTVGKQLDEGALRAFLVRMGFSQAPTVTEPGDFAVRGGLIDIYPPGEMGPVRLDMFGDVLDGARRFDPATQRTVEKIGRVELAPVSEVILDDAAIQRFRQNYRTTFGAVGTDDALYEAVSAGRKHQGMEHWLPFFHDKLSDFFSYLPGSPVVLDDQLDAIRDARWVSIRDQYEARTEALKAKSNVESVYKPVPPTELYLDDPAWKAALAGHEVRQMSPLPQPSGPGVIDAGARIGRNFAPERQQENVSLFGAVADHIRDRRSSGDVLLASYSDGARERLGGMLEENDVSGATIVERAQDISAGKGGLYLATWALEAGFEAPGLTVISEQDILGDRLIRAPKRRRRAENFLQEATSLSPGDLIVHVEHGVGRYTGLETITAMGAPHECIALEYAGGDRLYLPVENIELLSRYGHEEGLLDRLGGGAWQAKKAKLKERIREIADKLIRIAAERALRTAPKYDPPEHMWDTFSARFPYQETDDQLAAIEDVLGDLASGKPMDRLICGDVGFGKTEVALRAAFIVAMGGAQVAVIAPTTLLARQHFKAFEERFRGLPVKVRQLSRFVSAKEATETRAGLADGSVDIVVGTHALLAKGIKFRDLGLLVIDEEQKFGVTHKERLKQLRSEVHVITLTATPIPRTLQLALSGVRDLSLIATPPVDRLAIRTYVTPFDTVTIREALLREHYRGGQSFFVVPRITDMAEIEEFLREQVPEVSVITAHGQMAAGELDDRMNAFYDGQCDVLLATTIVESGLDIPAANTLIVHRADMFGLAQLYQIRGRVGRSKLRAYAYFTTKPRLKLTATAERRLRVLGSLDALGAGFTLASQDLDIRGAGNLLGDEQSGHVREVGYELYQEMLEEAIAKMKAGEMEGLSEADDAWSPTINLGVPVLIPEPYVPDLDVRLGLYRRLSGLATKVELEGFAAELIDRFGKLPKEVTMLMNIVRIKAKCREAGIAKLDGGPKGATIQFHNDKFANPGGLVTFLQGEGAKAKVRDNKVIVRRDWKQDSDKVRGAFSLAQDLAKLAREG; encoded by the coding sequence ATGGCGGGTAACGGAAAGAAACTGCTGGTTGGCGGTGCACCAGAGGGTTTCGATGCGAAGCTGTTGGTGGACCTTGCAGACAAAATCGGCGGTCCGGTTGTGCATGTCGCCCGGAACGATGCGCGGATGGCCGCTGTGCGGGGCGCATTACAGTTTTTCGGGCCGAGCCTTCCGGTGCTGGAATTCCCGGCATGGGATTGTCTGCCTTATGACAGGATCTCGCCGGCCGCCGAGATTGCATCCCGGCGCATGGCCACGCTGGCGGCGCTCGCGGACGGTTTCGATCAGCCGAGCGTCATCCTGACCACTGTCAATGCCGTGACGCAACGGGTTCCGGCGAGGAGCATTGTGGCCGAAGCCAGTTTTACGGGAACCGTCGGCAAGCAACTGGATGAGGGCGCGTTGCGCGCTTTCCTAGTTCGCATGGGATTTTCACAGGCGCCGACAGTGACGGAGCCGGGCGACTTCGCTGTCCGAGGCGGTCTGATTGACATCTATCCGCCAGGTGAGATGGGGCCGGTGCGCCTAGACATGTTCGGCGATGTCCTCGATGGCGCACGCCGTTTCGACCCCGCGACGCAGCGGACCGTTGAAAAGATCGGCCGGGTGGAGCTTGCGCCGGTGTCCGAAGTCATTCTCGACGATGCCGCGATCCAGCGTTTCCGGCAGAATTATCGTACCACCTTTGGTGCCGTCGGCACCGACGATGCCCTGTATGAGGCTGTAAGTGCCGGACGGAAGCATCAGGGAATGGAACACTGGCTGCCTTTCTTCCACGATAAGTTAAGTGATTTCTTTTCCTATCTGCCGGGGTCGCCGGTGGTGCTGGATGACCAGCTGGACGCCATTCGCGATGCAAGGTGGGTGTCGATACGGGACCAGTATGAAGCGCGGACGGAAGCGCTGAAGGCCAAGAGCAACGTGGAAAGCGTCTACAAGCCAGTACCGCCCACGGAGCTGTATCTCGACGACCCTGCGTGGAAGGCTGCGCTGGCTGGCCATGAAGTGCGGCAGATGTCTCCTCTGCCGCAACCTTCTGGGCCTGGGGTTATCGATGCCGGGGCACGTATCGGCCGCAACTTTGCGCCGGAGCGGCAACAGGAGAATGTCAGCCTGTTCGGCGCGGTTGCCGACCACATCAGGGACCGGCGGAGCAGTGGCGACGTGCTGCTGGCGAGCTATTCCGACGGGGCGCGCGAGCGGCTGGGAGGAATGCTGGAGGAAAACGACGTTTCCGGTGCCACGATCGTCGAGCGGGCCCAGGACATTTCTGCTGGCAAGGGCGGACTATACCTGGCCACTTGGGCTTTGGAGGCAGGTTTCGAGGCACCGGGCCTTACCGTGATCTCGGAGCAGGATATTCTGGGCGACCGCCTGATCCGCGCACCGAAACGGCGACGGCGCGCGGAGAACTTCCTGCAAGAGGCGACCAGCCTGTCGCCGGGTGACCTGATCGTTCATGTCGAGCATGGGGTCGGGCGGTACACCGGGCTCGAAACGATCACTGCCATGGGTGCGCCTCACGAGTGCATTGCACTGGAGTATGCTGGCGGTGACCGGCTGTACCTACCGGTTGAGAACATCGAACTTCTGAGCCGGTACGGCCACGAGGAGGGACTGCTCGACCGGCTGGGTGGAGGGGCATGGCAGGCCAAGAAGGCCAAGCTGAAAGAGCGGATACGCGAGATCGCGGACAAGCTGATCCGTATTGCGGCGGAGCGAGCGTTGCGGACGGCCCCGAAATACGACCCGCCGGAACACATGTGGGATACCTTCAGCGCCCGGTTCCCTTACCAGGAAACCGACGACCAACTGGCAGCTATCGAGGATGTGCTGGGTGATCTTGCGTCAGGAAAGCCAATGGATCGCCTGATTTGCGGTGATGTCGGTTTCGGCAAGACCGAGGTTGCCTTGCGCGCGGCATTCATCGTGGCCATGGGCGGCGCACAGGTCGCGGTGATCGCACCCACGACGCTGCTGGCACGACAGCATTTCAAGGCTTTCGAAGAGCGTTTCCGCGGCCTGCCGGTAAAGGTGCGGCAGCTTTCGCGGTTCGTGAGCGCGAAAGAAGCGACCGAGACGCGGGCTGGGCTGGCCGATGGTTCGGTTGACATCGTCGTCGGGACACATGCTTTGCTGGCCAAGGGCATCAAGTTCCGTGATCTTGGCTTGCTTGTGATCGACGAGGAGCAAAAATTCGGGGTCACCCACAAGGAGCGGCTGAAGCAGCTCCGCTCTGAGGTTCACGTGATCACGCTGACTGCGACGCCGATCCCGCGGACTCTGCAACTTGCCCTTTCGGGCGTCCGCGACCTCAGTCTCATCGCCACTCCACCGGTGGACCGTTTGGCAATCCGAACTTATGTAACGCCGTTCGATACTGTGACGATCCGCGAGGCTTTGCTGCGGGAGCATTATCGCGGCGGCCAATCCTTCTTCGTGGTTCCGCGCATTACCGATATGGCGGAAATCGAGGAATTCCTTCGCGAACAGGTGCCGGAAGTAAGCGTTATCACCGCCCATGGCCAGATGGCTGCGGGCGAGCTCGATGACCGGATGAACGCCTTTTATGATGGTCAGTGCGATGTGCTGTTGGCGACCACCATCGTTGAATCCGGTCTCGACATACCAGCAGCCAACACGCTGATCGTTCACCGGGCAGACATGTTCGGTCTGGCGCAACTCTACCAGATCAGGGGCAGGGTCGGGCGCTCCAAGCTGCGGGCCTATGCCTATTTCACTACCAAGCCACGACTGAAACTGACCGCGACGGCAGAACGGCGGCTGAGGGTTTTGGGATCGCTGGACGCGCTGGGGGCCGGATTCACGCTGGCGAGCCAGGATCTGGACATTCGAGGCGCCGGCAACCTTCTGGGGGACGAGCAATCCGGCCATGTTCGCGAAGTTGGCTATGAACTCTACCAAGAGATGCTGGAAGAGGCGATTGCCAAGATGAAAGCCGGTGAGATGGAGGGGCTTTCCGAGGCGGATGATGCCTGGTCTCCGACGATCAATCTGGGCGTGCCGGTGCTGATCCCCGAGCCTTACGTGCCCGATCTGGATGTGCGGCTGGGTCTTTATCGCCGGCTTTCTGGCCTGGCCACCAAGGTGGAACTCGAAGGTTTCGCTGCGGAGTTGATCGACCGCTTCGGCAAGTTGCCGAAGGAAGTGACGATGTTGATGAATATCGTGCGGATAAAGGCAAAGTGTCGAGAAGCCGGCATCGCCAAGCTAGACGGTGGGCCGAAAGGCGCGACGATCCAGTTCCACAATGACAAGTTTGCCAATCCGGGCGGGCTGGTCACCTTTCTTCAGGGCGAGGGAGCGAAGGCGAAGGTTCGCGACAACAAGGTGATCGTGAGGCGCGACTGGAAACAGGACAGCGACAAGGTGCGCGGTGCGTTCAGTCTCGCGCAGGATCTGGCGAAGCTCGCTCGTGAAGGCTGA
- a CDS encoding VOC family protein has protein sequence MRGTQSASDNAMAMGVHSVSPYLICKNAVAAIKFYSDAFGATEMMRLPAPDGRIMHACLKLNGASVMLSDEFPDHGVLSPATLGATPVLIHLIVDDADASMAQAENHGATIRLAAHDAFWGDRYGQLTDPFGHLWSISTPGNTKTPEEMQAALAEMSKGTV, from the coding sequence ATGAGAGGCACTCAATCCGCCAGCGACAACGCAATGGCCATGGGGGTACACAGCGTTTCGCCCTATTTAATCTGCAAGAACGCCGTAGCTGCAATCAAGTTCTACAGCGATGCCTTTGGGGCAACGGAAATGATGCGGCTGCCCGCTCCGGATGGCAGGATCATGCATGCATGCCTGAAACTAAACGGCGCATCTGTCATGTTGAGCGACGAGTTCCCCGACCATGGCGTCCTCTCGCCCGCGACACTCGGCGCCACCCCTGTGCTGATCCATCTGATCGTCGACGACGCCGATGCCTCCATGGCACAGGCCGAGAACCACGGAGCCACCATCAGGCTCGCCGCACATGATGCCTTCTGGGGCGACAGGTATGGCCAGTTGACAGATCCTTTCGGTCATCTCTGGTCAATCTCGACACCGGGCAACACCAAGACGCCGGAAGAAATGCAGGCCGCTCTGGCCGAGATGAGCAAAGGAACTGTCTGA
- a CDS encoding Hint domain-containing protein: protein MPTVTYFSDDFIFVNGTPASEGYLLGSPAGDGAHLVGQTISIADAPIFISFETDDPDGTFDDDDAGQTMTDTAGTPYPTGEEFEAEYMIVLRDPNTGIDYTAYGISIDGDPQYLSGLSFVGTFPPRDTNLTVISASEGPADGTGPAYEDLLTAFCFTPDTLIATPSGVRPIQSLLAGDLVLTRDNGAQALRWKGATRMSAGQLAQAPHLRPVRIRAGSLGPNLPERDLVVSPDHRILLQGPRPQMLFGTSEVLATAASLIDDRNFLREPEGQPVEYVHLAFETHEIVLGNGLHSESLQPLSPMVDHLQEQTRSELLEIFPHLATGELGRFAQPARRTLTAAEARSLT from the coding sequence GTGCCCACAGTAACATACTTCTCTGACGACTTCATTTTCGTGAATGGCACTCCAGCTTCAGAAGGCTACCTGCTCGGTTCTCCCGCAGGCGACGGCGCCCATCTCGTTGGTCAGACCATCAGCATCGCCGATGCCCCGATTTTCATCTCTTTCGAGACGGACGATCCCGACGGCACGTTCGACGACGATGACGCCGGCCAGACCATGACTGATACGGCGGGAACACCCTACCCGACGGGCGAGGAATTCGAGGCCGAATACATGATCGTCCTGCGCGATCCGAACACCGGCATCGACTACACGGCCTATGGAATCTCCATCGATGGCGATCCCCAGTATCTCTCCGGTCTAAGCTTCGTGGGCACGTTTCCACCGCGCGACACGAACCTGACGGTCATCAGCGCATCCGAAGGTCCGGCAGACGGCACCGGCCCGGCTTATGAGGATTTGCTCACCGCGTTCTGCTTCACACCGGATACCCTCATCGCCACGCCGTCAGGCGTCCGCCCGATTCAGTCTCTTTTGGCAGGCGATCTCGTCCTCACGCGCGACAACGGTGCACAAGCGCTGCGCTGGAAAGGCGCAACGCGCATGTCTGCAGGCCAGCTTGCACAGGCTCCTCATTTGCGCCCCGTCCGCATCCGCGCCGGCAGCCTCGGGCCCAACCTGCCGGAGCGTGACCTCGTCGTTTCTCCGGACCACCGCATACTTCTGCAGGGTCCGCGCCCGCAAATGCTTTTTGGCACCTCCGAAGTTCTCGCGACGGCGGCTTCACTGATCGACGACCGCAACTTCCTTCGGGAGCCGGAGGGCCAGCCTGTCGAATACGTGCACCTCGCGTTCGAGACCCACGAAATCGTTTTGGGCAACGGCCTGCACTCCGAAAGCCTGCAACCACTTTCCCCGATGGTGGATCACCTGCAGGAACAGACCCGCAGTGAACTTCTGGAAATCTTCCCGCATCTGGCAACGGGCGAGCTCGGTCGCTTCGCCCAGCCCGCACGCCGGACATTGACAGCAGCGGAAGCGCGCAGCCTTACCTGA
- a CDS encoding alpha/beta hydrolase family esterase — MTKLLTLVLFLIGAGGPLLACGVTGPACETPLGSYRISLPETPPTDDGYPALLFFHGAGGSGARTLSNSAMVSAFTSAGFAVIAPDGLRREGSRFGPGWSFHPERPAQRDEAAFTDEVIRNAAEHHGVDPERILMSGFSIGGSLTWYLACAKPDLAAAYAPVAGAFWRPHPVEGSCAGPVRMLHTHGWRDRVVPLEGRPLGDGRIYQGDVFHSLMLLRQQNGCNEMRADDFVTDGPFWRRKWTNCTPGTALELALHTGGHSVPSGWSEMAIKWFRDIEMIAE, encoded by the coding sequence ATGACCAAACTGCTGACACTCGTTCTTTTCCTGATCGGTGCCGGCGGCCCGCTGCTCGCGTGTGGTGTCACAGGACCCGCCTGCGAGACGCCACTGGGCTCGTACCGTATCTCCCTGCCGGAGACACCGCCGACCGACGACGGATACCCTGCCCTTCTGTTCTTTCACGGTGCAGGCGGCAGCGGCGCCAGGACGTTATCCAATTCCGCCATGGTCTCGGCGTTCACTAGTGCCGGGTTTGCTGTCATCGCACCTGATGGCTTGAGGCGTGAAGGCAGCCGATTTGGACCGGGATGGTCCTTCCATCCCGAAAGACCGGCACAGCGGGACGAGGCCGCCTTTACCGATGAGGTCATCCGCAACGCTGCAGAACACCACGGTGTAGACCCGGAGCGAATCCTGATGTCCGGATTCTCCATCGGTGGTTCGCTGACGTGGTATCTGGCCTGTGCCAAACCAGACCTCGCAGCCGCTTACGCGCCGGTAGCCGGGGCGTTCTGGCGTCCCCATCCGGTCGAAGGCAGCTGCGCCGGCCCGGTTCGAATGTTGCACACTCACGGCTGGCGGGATCGGGTCGTTCCGCTCGAGGGCCGCCCGCTCGGTGACGGGCGCATATATCAGGGAGACGTATTTCATTCCCTGATGTTGCTGCGGCAACAGAACGGCTGCAACGAGATGCGAGCAGACGACTTTGTAACGGATGGTCCATTCTGGCGCAGGAAATGGACAAACTGCACGCCGGGAACCGCCCTTGAGCTTGCACTTCACACTGGCGGACACTCAGTTCCTTCCGGATGGTCCGAAATGGCAATCAAATGGTTCCGGGACATTGAGATGATTGCGGAATAA
- a CDS encoding methyl-accepting chemotaxis protein encodes MSHPSANEADLIAAMNLIGVDAPMRKQIAAMKPQLATFLPDALAAFYERLSEQPELSGKFEGRMPMAQARQRQLEHWLTIADGEFGADYAAAVARIGRAHVRIDLKPVTYIAGYGIVADHMIRRFIEERFHVASGRKGKSRSRKDTGDDAVAELTDLISVFIRAVFLDAGMSVEAYLSVLNEERARLEEESRRDQQDLEQGVSAIETVLARLADNNLREGMPACLPDRFATMARHMDKALVGLSSALVSVRNLTNGLDMRVDEMTRATNDLSNRTAQQAASLEESSAALQEITESVSATARNTATAAEKAEVALKESKHSAEVVGETEAAMKNMEEASTEIVSIVALIDDVAFQTNLLALNASVEAARAGEAGRGFAVVAQEVRALAQRCSEAAQTIKATVSRSDQQVRESVRLVESTKSALGGIANRIGEMNEIVGNIAHAAAEQSSGLGELRDAVTDMDNLTQKNASMVDQTNAAMQALRGQMQELGGAMSVFRLPVEADRVQDLRDVI; translated from the coding sequence ATGTCGCACCCATCGGCCAATGAAGCAGACCTTATCGCAGCAATGAATCTCATCGGCGTCGATGCGCCGATGAGAAAGCAAATCGCCGCGATGAAGCCACAGCTTGCGACGTTTCTGCCGGATGCGTTGGCTGCATTCTACGAAAGACTATCCGAGCAACCTGAGCTGTCAGGAAAATTCGAAGGCAGAATGCCGATGGCGCAGGCGCGCCAGCGTCAGTTGGAACATTGGCTGACCATTGCGGACGGGGAGTTTGGTGCGGACTATGCTGCGGCTGTTGCACGTATCGGCAGAGCCCATGTGCGCATAGACCTGAAGCCTGTCACCTATATTGCCGGCTATGGTATCGTTGCCGACCACATGATCAGACGGTTCATCGAGGAACGGTTCCATGTCGCCTCTGGCAGGAAAGGCAAGAGCCGGTCGCGAAAGGACACCGGAGACGATGCAGTTGCAGAGCTGACGGATTTGATCAGCGTGTTCATTCGAGCGGTGTTCCTGGATGCGGGTATGAGCGTGGAGGCTTACCTGTCGGTCCTAAACGAGGAGAGGGCGCGGCTCGAGGAGGAAAGCCGTAGGGATCAGCAGGATCTCGAGCAGGGTGTCTCCGCAATTGAGACTGTGCTTGCCAGATTGGCAGACAACAACCTGCGGGAGGGAATGCCGGCATGCTTGCCTGACCGTTTTGCGACAATGGCTCGCCACATGGACAAGGCTCTGGTTGGCCTTTCCTCGGCCTTGGTTTCGGTGCGCAATTTGACCAATGGCCTCGACATGCGTGTGGACGAGATGACGCGGGCCACCAATGACCTCTCCAATCGCACGGCCCAGCAAGCTGCTAGCCTGGAGGAAAGCTCGGCCGCGTTGCAAGAGATAACGGAGAGTGTTTCTGCAACGGCGAGAAACACGGCGACGGCCGCCGAAAAGGCAGAAGTTGCCTTAAAGGAAAGCAAGCATTCCGCGGAAGTCGTGGGAGAAACGGAAGCCGCCATGAAAAACATGGAGGAAGCATCCACCGAGATAGTCTCCATCGTGGCGTTGATTGATGACGTTGCCTTTCAAACCAACCTTCTGGCCTTGAATGCCAGTGTCGAGGCTGCGAGGGCCGGGGAGGCCGGGCGCGGCTTTGCTGTGGTGGCACAGGAGGTCAGGGCACTGGCTCAGCGCTGCTCGGAGGCAGCGCAGACCATCAAGGCAACAGTGAGCCGATCCGATCAACAGGTTCGGGAAAGTGTTCGGTTGGTCGAGAGCACGAAGAGTGCCTTGGGAGGGATCGCCAACAGGATCGGGGAAATGAACGAAATTGTCGGCAACATAGCTCATGCGGCGGCGGAGCAATCCTCGGGCCTTGGAGAGTTGCGGGATGCCGTGACTGACATGGATAACTTGACCCAGAAAAACGCCAGCATGGTTGATCAGACCAATGCGGCCATGCAGGCGCTGCGCGGACAAATGCAGGAACTTGGCGGTGCGATGTCGGTCTTTCGTCTTCCGGTCGAGGCTGATAGGGTGCAGGACTTGCGGGATGTCATCTGA
- a CDS encoding ATP-dependent Clp protease proteolytic subunit, protein MFDPMTPPSSFIIPTVEEVSARGSIRYDIFSRLLKERIIFVSGPVHDEMATVIVAQLLFLEAENPKKEIAMYINSPGGVVTSGLSIYDTMQYIRPKISTVCIGQAASMGSLLLAAGEPGMRYTLPNSRIMVHQPSGGYQGQASDIMIHARETQALKDRLNEIYVRHTGQDMETVVAALERDNFMTAEAAKEWGLVDQIVDSRSDVSGEE, encoded by the coding sequence ATGTTTGATCCCATGACCCCCCCGAGCAGTTTCATCATTCCGACGGTAGAGGAAGTGAGTGCCCGAGGATCCATCCGTTACGACATTTTCTCCCGCCTCCTGAAGGAGCGCATCATTTTCGTTTCCGGTCCGGTGCATGACGAGATGGCCACGGTGATCGTCGCCCAGTTGCTGTTTCTGGAAGCGGAGAACCCGAAAAAAGAAATCGCGATGTACATCAACTCTCCCGGTGGCGTGGTGACGAGCGGACTGTCGATCTACGACACGATGCAGTACATTCGCCCCAAGATTTCGACTGTCTGTATCGGACAGGCTGCTTCCATGGGGTCGCTGCTGCTGGCCGCAGGGGAACCCGGAATGCGCTACACGCTGCCCAACAGCCGGATCATGGTTCACCAGCCGTCCGGCGGCTATCAGGGTCAGGCCTCCGACATCATGATCCACGCCCGCGAAACTCAGGCGCTGAAGGATAGGTTGAACGAAATTTATGTGCGGCACACAGGTCAGGACATGGAAACTGTTGTGGCAGCACTGGAGCGCGACAACTTCATGACGGCGGAAGCCGCAAAGGAATGGGGCCTCGTCGATCAGATCGTCGATAGCCGTTCCGATGTGAGCGGTGAGGAGTGA
- a CDS encoding VOC family protein: MNVAKTRACFWFGSHAEEAAEFYVTLMPDSRVERVNRHGPDDGFVVVEFTLGGTPYLILQGGPQFELSPALSISVITQDQAETDRLWASLTSSGGKPSMCGWLIDRFGLSWQIIPEIMPRLLADPNRTAAQHVSEAMLQMQKIEIAELEAAYRGD; the protein is encoded by the coding sequence ATGAATGTCGCAAAGACCCGCGCCTGTTTCTGGTTCGGCAGCCACGCAGAGGAAGCCGCGGAATTCTACGTAACGCTCATGCCGGACAGCCGGGTGGAGCGTGTCAATCGCCACGGTCCGGACGACGGCTTCGTCGTCGTCGAGTTCACGCTCGGCGGCACCCCATATCTCATTCTGCAGGGCGGCCCGCAATTCGAACTCTCCCCCGCCCTCTCGATATCAGTGATCACCCAGGATCAGGCGGAAACAGACCGCCTTTGGGCATCACTGACATCGAGCGGCGGCAAACCGTCCATGTGCGGCTGGTTGATTGATCGCTTCGGCCTCTCCTGGCAGATCATTCCCGAAATCATGCCCCGGCTGCTGGCCGATCCGAACCGTACCGCCGCGCAACACGTCTCCGAAGCCATGCTCCAGATGCAAAAGATCGAGATCGCCGAACTTGAGGCGGCCTATCGGGGCGACTGA